A genomic window from Ignavibacteriota bacterium includes:
- a CDS encoding restriction endonuclease — MAIPDFQSIMLPLLRVAKDGVIRATKEYREKLALEFCLSEEELDAMLPSGVAPLFANRVAWAIVYLQRAGLLARPARGKYHITEAGRKVLSEKPEKINIKYLKRFEVFNTWQNKSDLETGDSSVEPQQTATPEEILGAAYSTIRSQLATDILEQVKSMTPKFFERLVIDLLVAMGYGGTMQDAGKAIGKGGDEGIDGIIKEDRLGLDVIYIQAKRWDGSVGRPEVQKFVGALSGKHAQKGVFITTGSFAKNAEQYVATINTKVVLIDGKRLAEMMIDFDIGVATRATYRVKRIDNDYFVED, encoded by the coding sequence ATGGCCATCCCCGATTTTCAGTCCATCATGCTCCCATTGCTTCGTGTCGCCAAGGATGGTGTGATCCGTGCTACAAAGGAATACCGCGAAAAATTGGCCTTGGAGTTTTGCCTTTCGGAGGAGGAACTCGACGCGATGCTTCCCAGCGGCGTGGCGCCGCTCTTCGCAAACCGGGTTGCATGGGCGATTGTGTATCTGCAGCGGGCCGGGCTTCTCGCACGACCAGCCCGTGGTAAGTATCATATCACGGAGGCAGGCCGGAAGGTGCTCTCCGAGAAGCCGGAGAAAATCAATATCAAGTATCTCAAACGCTTCGAAGTATTCAACACATGGCAGAATAAATCGGACCTTGAGACGGGAGATTCTTCAGTTGAACCGCAGCAGACGGCAACACCGGAAGAAATCCTCGGCGCTGCCTATTCGACAATTCGCAGCCAGCTCGCGACCGACATTCTCGAGCAGGTAAAATCCATGACGCCAAAATTCTTCGAACGGCTCGTGATCGATCTGCTGGTTGCGATGGGATACGGTGGAACGATGCAGGATGCGGGGAAGGCCATAGGGAAGGGCGGCGACGAGGGCATCGACGGCATCATCAAGGAAGATCGGCTCGGTCTTGATGTCATTTACATCCAGGCGAAGCGGTGGGATGGCTCCGTGGGTCGTCCCGAGGTACAGAAATTTGTTGGTGCGCTCTCGGGGAAACACGCACAAAAGGGTGTATTCATCACCACGGGAAGCTTCGCGAAGAATGCGGAACAATACGTCGCCACCATCAACACCAAGGTGGTTCTTATCGATGGGAAGCGGCTTGCGGAAATGATGATCGACTTCGACATCGGAGTTGCGACACGTGCGACGTATCGAGTGAAACGGATCGACAACGACTATTTCGTCGAGGACTAG
- a CDS encoding VWA domain-containing protein, which produces MNRVYALYHTVLPLLLGLCLLLPTGTSAQPTLNFKKIVSNWPTIALHFSVRCNGKRITTADKSLFTVYENGEKIGDFELWCPDSLLSCPVSVALVFDGSGSMGNGGVAIVKEAGKVFVDLMDGVKDEAAVIWFANGVTLHQGMTTSKSALRAAIDAGQSSGGTALWDGVYMGITEVMNKASNPCRAVIVLTDGQDNRSSHTLDQTIAYAKAAKIPVYTIGFGANATSGLKRLATETGGTYIDVSRPEELIDVYESLIFAISGAQDCIITYKARCTGKGEPLRSVDLTALLCSGSDTKTRTYIAPYDSSMARAITMRLGSEKGIDGEDITIPLQLLSPLTDDLLFPSTITFQYDPACMEFRAFRFPVTSPLAGIKYTVDRSAGLVTVRTTEQRSITTTDLPALLAELVFRPYEPYGKDTTCCEVNIGSWLFTGGCLKVFATRGKICVPPVSKLPELTLLCTVPDSLHYESSAGTYAPNPFDVRLTCINRGRVPAYNTIATLYLPADVSLADPADSLRRHFPSPLAPWKTGNPIPSVSWPVKYGAVPKRDRFLDFRFVVTSVAENGVPIDTNETWCRVRVPGQAPDLLCEITLPDSLSVDASGADLTPNPFPITYRVWNSSRQMISIQNIALRYPTADGLRLDPNTPRVRVVNRVLAPGDSIVVDWLMFVDAQRTPRNLAISAVAIDSDNFPVECERMVRIPAVTTLLRCNTIATPSDVHVLPDGVRDTAAVWTISTELHNAGPLPVLDLSVAIRLADSTLAALQEFDPSFPDNSNPRMVPLIFPNGSAIVEWRFRATAAAADGLRHDIAYGISYSNKDVVVSDARCGVQVALAPRPPDVVLGCALTGPDTIYFDTDHYTPNPFAIGLTIHNSGSTTARSVRAMVLQDTRFNILSPALREYGDVRGGSTVAVDSLNNPPFFLHMNTRERDGYDTVRVLLVAEGQAPVICELPIFVLHERRPSFRMSCTANPERLVFNESIDDYVPNPFTVTSTVYQDGETDAEQCVLLFVGPPRFTPADDSPIVTVGINGRLASGDSVKHVWHITALPRSVGGWDTLVYQVQGRGGLGHRLIIGECRVPVYVPAARTALYGIDCASPDTLGLDPDGGRYVPDPFEITARIRNTGSATGRDLRVTALLPPGLLFAQGETAEHAAGDLDVDSVFVTRWLVRPAAHTEPGGRTLRVCFRVTDARRNSAECCDDTHVPPLRAATVALDCAAESSELRVNTTRAVYEPNPFRVTAVLHNNGERPVSRVSIRCIPSTHDVYLADSSERFLAARLEAHRSSDMISWQVVAQPRTSRGDVVFRFITTSDDAPAAECSTVVGIPALGAPDLHCAVSTSMTRTGDTLYFDRSIEDFRDDVGTRGYADRYNVCVIHADVSNSGAVSAQRMIATLLPPPGMSLDDGENAVRTLADIAPNGSARVSWKLRPLRQPMNVTGNVEVIVNAENAVQSRCARRVTIHGAPKAVRVRISRDITGRTGEKVSVPIFVDTTYGREITSYKLNVSFDPDAIRFIDAVSVNSATGRGWNGPRSTLWRDAGGTDPSRETIVRIEDNTFEAPLNLRREALLVRLVFEVVYTGGPTAIGAFVDSLRFVDIFTAGGSGGGRVLASSMNSHDDAAPAPDLRLITEDGFYIVSGDCLPALQLKTEPTLSQNSPNPYNPATTIRYTLPATTHVRLAVYDTFGRELSVLVDAEQVAGEHSAVFHAGSLPSGVYLYRLTTPSSSLSRSMLLAR; this is translated from the coding sequence ATGAATCGTGTGTATGCGCTGTATCACACCGTGCTCCCGCTCCTCCTGGGACTCTGTCTCCTCCTCCCCACAGGAACGTCCGCGCAGCCGACGCTGAACTTCAAAAAGATCGTCAGCAACTGGCCGACGATCGCGCTGCACTTTTCGGTGCGCTGCAACGGGAAACGAATCACCACGGCCGACAAGAGTCTCTTCACGGTGTATGAAAACGGGGAGAAGATCGGCGACTTCGAACTCTGGTGCCCCGATTCTCTGCTCTCCTGCCCCGTCTCCGTGGCACTGGTCTTCGACGGCAGCGGCAGCATGGGAAACGGCGGTGTGGCAATCGTGAAAGAAGCCGGGAAGGTGTTCGTCGATCTTATGGACGGCGTGAAGGACGAGGCCGCGGTCATCTGGTTCGCCAACGGCGTGACGCTTCATCAAGGCATGACGACAAGCAAATCCGCCCTGCGCGCGGCCATCGATGCAGGACAAAGCAGTGGCGGCACAGCGTTGTGGGACGGGGTGTATATGGGTATCACCGAGGTGATGAACAAGGCCTCGAATCCCTGTCGCGCGGTGATAGTCCTGACCGATGGGCAGGACAACAGATCGTCACACACGTTGGATCAGACCATCGCGTACGCAAAGGCGGCCAAGATCCCCGTCTACACCATCGGTTTCGGTGCGAATGCCACGTCAGGATTAAAACGGCTCGCCACCGAGACGGGCGGAACCTACATCGATGTCAGCAGACCGGAAGAACTGATCGACGTCTATGAGTCGCTTATCTTCGCGATCAGCGGCGCACAGGATTGTATCATCACCTACAAGGCGCGCTGCACGGGCAAGGGCGAACCGCTGCGCTCGGTGGATCTCACCGCGCTGCTCTGCTCGGGAAGCGACACAAAAACGCGCACGTACATCGCGCCCTACGATTCAAGCATGGCACGCGCCATCACCATGCGGCTCGGATCCGAAAAAGGCATCGACGGAGAGGACATCACGATTCCGCTGCAACTCCTCAGTCCGCTCACCGACGATCTGTTATTCCCATCCACCATCACCTTCCAGTACGATCCCGCGTGTATGGAATTTCGCGCGTTCCGCTTCCCTGTTACATCGCCGCTTGCCGGGATCAAATACACCGTCGACCGGAGTGCCGGACTCGTCACCGTGCGCACCACGGAGCAGCGCAGCATCACCACCACCGACCTCCCGGCCCTGCTCGCCGAACTTGTCTTCCGGCCCTATGAACCCTATGGCAAAGACACGACGTGCTGCGAGGTGAACATCGGCAGTTGGCTGTTCACCGGCGGCTGTCTCAAGGTGTTCGCCACACGCGGGAAGATCTGCGTACCTCCGGTGTCGAAATTGCCCGAGCTGACTCTGCTCTGCACCGTGCCCGATTCGCTGCACTACGAGTCCTCGGCGGGAACGTATGCACCGAATCCCTTCGATGTGCGCCTGACGTGTATCAACCGCGGCCGCGTGCCCGCGTACAACACCATCGCCACGCTGTACCTGCCCGCCGACGTATCGCTCGCCGATCCGGCCGATTCGCTCCGCAGGCATTTCCCCTCGCCGCTCGCACCGTGGAAGACGGGGAATCCGATTCCCAGCGTGTCCTGGCCCGTGAAATACGGTGCGGTTCCTAAACGCGACCGCTTCCTCGATTTCCGTTTTGTTGTCACCTCGGTGGCGGAGAACGGCGTGCCCATCGATACAAACGAAACGTGGTGCCGTGTGCGTGTACCCGGGCAGGCGCCGGATCTGCTCTGCGAGATCACGCTGCCCGATTCGCTTTCAGTCGACGCATCCGGAGCGGATCTCACACCGAATCCGTTTCCGATCACCTACCGTGTATGGAACAGCAGCAGGCAGATGATCAGCATCCAAAACATCGCGCTGCGCTACCCCACGGCCGACGGACTCAGACTCGATCCCAACACGCCGCGTGTGCGTGTGGTGAATCGTGTGCTGGCACCGGGCGATTCGATTGTGGTGGACTGGCTCATGTTTGTGGACGCGCAGAGAACGCCGCGCAACCTCGCGATCTCGGCCGTGGCGATCGACAGCGACAACTTCCCCGTCGAATGTGAACGGATGGTGCGGATTCCCGCCGTCACCACACTGCTCCGGTGTAACACCATCGCGACGCCGTCGGATGTGCACGTGCTGCCTGACGGTGTGCGCGACACTGCGGCCGTGTGGACAATCAGCACCGAGCTGCATAATGCGGGTCCGCTTCCCGTGCTCGATCTTTCGGTGGCGATCCGCCTCGCCGATTCGACGCTGGCGGCGTTGCAAGAATTCGATCCGTCCTTCCCCGACAACAGCAATCCGCGCATGGTGCCTCTGATATTCCCGAACGGCAGCGCCATCGTGGAGTGGAGGTTCCGCGCCACCGCGGCCGCGGCCGATGGTCTGCGGCACGATATAGCGTATGGAATTTCCTACTCCAACAAGGATGTTGTCGTCTCCGACGCACGCTGCGGTGTGCAGGTGGCGCTTGCCCCCAGGCCTCCCGACGTTGTGCTGGGCTGCGCGCTGACGGGACCCGACACCATCTACTTCGACACCGATCACTACACGCCGAATCCCTTCGCCATCGGCCTCACGATACACAACAGCGGCTCCACGACCGCACGCAGTGTGCGCGCGATGGTACTGCAGGACACACGGTTCAACATCCTCTCCCCCGCGCTTCGTGAATACGGAGACGTGCGCGGTGGAAGCACAGTGGCCGTCGACTCGTTGAACAATCCCCCGTTCTTCCTGCACATGAACACACGCGAGCGTGACGGCTACGACACTGTGCGTGTGCTGCTTGTGGCGGAGGGACAGGCGCCGGTCATCTGTGAACTCCCCATCTTTGTCCTGCACGAGCGGCGGCCGAGTTTTCGGATGTCTTGCACGGCAAATCCGGAACGGCTCGTCTTCAACGAGAGCATCGACGACTATGTGCCGAATCCGTTCACGGTGACAAGCACCGTCTATCAGGATGGTGAAACCGATGCGGAGCAGTGTGTGCTGCTGTTTGTGGGTCCGCCGCGCTTTACTCCGGCGGACGACTCACCCATCGTCACAGTCGGCATCAACGGTCGTCTTGCGTCGGGTGATTCCGTGAAACATGTGTGGCACATCACCGCCTTACCGCGCAGTGTGGGCGGCTGGGATACGCTCGTGTATCAGGTACAGGGGCGCGGCGGACTCGGCCACCGCCTCATCATCGGCGAGTGCCGGGTGCCGGTGTACGTGCCCGCGGCGCGCACAGCGCTGTACGGCATCGACTGTGCGTCGCCCGACACGCTGGGTCTCGATCCCGACGGCGGCAGGTACGTGCCCGATCCGTTCGAGATCACGGCGCGAATCCGGAACACCGGCTCGGCCACGGGGCGTGATCTGCGTGTCACCGCCCTGTTGCCTCCCGGTCTTCTGTTCGCACAGGGAGAAACGGCCGAGCATGCAGCGGGCGACCTCGATGTCGATTCCGTGTTTGTCACACGCTGGCTCGTGCGGCCCGCGGCACACACCGAGCCGGGCGGACGCACGCTGCGCGTCTGTTTCCGTGTGACGGATGCGCGCCGCAACAGCGCCGAGTGCTGCGACGATACACATGTGCCGCCGTTGCGCGCTGCGACAGTGGCCCTCGACTGCGCGGCCGAGTCGTCCGAACTGCGCGTGAATACCACACGCGCTGTATACGAGCCGAATCCGTTCCGTGTCACGGCGGTGTTGCACAACAACGGCGAGCGCCCCGTCTCGCGTGTCAGCATCCGCTGCATCCCGTCCACACACGACGTGTACCTCGCGGATTCGAGCGAGCGTTTCCTTGCGGCGCGCCTCGAGGCGCACCGCAGCAGCGACATGATATCGTGGCAGGTTGTTGCGCAGCCGCGCACGTCGCGTGGTGATGTGGTCTTCCGGTTCATCACAACGTCCGACGACGCTCCGGCCGCCGAGTGCAGCACCGTGGTCGGCATTCCCGCGCTCGGCGCACCCGATCTGCACTGCGCGGTCTCCACATCGATGACTCGCACCGGAGACACGTTGTACTTCGATCGTTCGATCGAGGATTTTCGCGACGATGTCGGTACGCGGGGTTACGCGGACAGGTACAATGTGTGTGTCATTCATGCCGACGTGTCCAACAGCGGTGCTGTATCCGCACAGCGTATGATCGCAACGCTGCTTCCGCCTCCGGGCATGTCGTTGGACGATGGCGAGAACGCGGTGCGCACCCTCGCCGACATTGCCCCAAACGGAAGCGCGCGTGTGTCGTGGAAACTGCGCCCCTTGCGGCAACCGATGAACGTGACGGGAAACGTGGAGGTGATCGTGAACGCCGAGAACGCTGTGCAGAGCCGTTGCGCGCGGCGTGTCACCATTCACGGTGCGCCCAAGGCCGTGCGCGTGCGTATCTCGCGCGATATCACCGGACGCACGGGTGAAAAAGTATCCGTGCCGATATTCGTCGACACCACGTACGGACGCGAGATCACGAGTTACAAGCTGAACGTCTCCTTCGATCCTGATGCGATCCGATTCATCGATGCTGTGAGTGTGAACAGCGCGACGGGGCGCGGCTGGAACGGTCCGCGCAGCACGCTGTGGCGTGACGCGGGTGGTACGGATCCGTCGCGCGAGACCATCGTGCGCATCGAGGACAACACCTTCGAGGCGCCGCTGAATCTGCGGCGCGAAGCGCTGCTTGTGCGCCTGGTATTCGAAGTTGTGTACACGGGCGGACCCACGGCCATCGGCGCCTTTGTCGACTCGCTGCGTTTTGTCGACATCTTCACCGCGGGGGGAAGCGGGGGCGGACGTGTGCTCGCCTCGTCGATGAATTCGCACGACGATGCGGCTCCTGCGCCGGACCTGCGCCTGATCACCGAGGACGGCTTCTACATCGTCTCCGGCGACTGCCTCCCCGCGCTGCAGCTCAAGACCGAGCCGACACTCTCACAGAATTCTCCCAATCCCTACAATCCCGCAACCACCATTCGTTACACACTGCCCGCCACCACACACGTACGCCTCGCGGTGTACGACACCTTCGGGCGCGAACTATCCGTGCTCGTCGATGCCGAACAAGTGGCGGGCGAACACTCTGCCGTCTTCCACGCCGGCTCCCTCCCCAGCGGCGTGTACCTCTACCGTCTCACCACGCCTTCCTCGTCCTTATCCCGTTCCATGCTACTCGCGCGATGA
- a CDS encoding sodium-translocating pyrophosphatase has protein sequence MELTLILGISVLGLLFATWLIRDVLKRDTGTPQMQEISNAIKQGAEAFLRRQNRTIIWLAIALAALIYILYAFVRAHNANDPTTSASALALWTTISFILGALCSVAAGYMGMWVSIRSNIRTAAGALKDMNSALQPALRGGAVSGFFVVAMSLLGVAGLYAIVDWAGVAKAPENIPLLIVGYGFGASFVALFAQLGGGIYTKAADVGADLVGKVEAGIPEDDPRNPAVIADLVGDNVGDCAGRGADLFESTAAENIGAMILAAALYRENMAAFQEHGLTLLSVMLFPLVARAFGIVASIIGVLSVRVSETEDPMKALNRGYYVTSVLAIIGFFVASRWLLGADYYFNFFLCGLIGVLTALAFVFITQYYTEYRYRPVKEIAKASQTGPATNIISGIAIGMESTGFPILVIAAAIIGAYFLGQSSGLHAGLFGTAVATMGMLGTAAYILAMDTFGPITDNAGGIVEMSRQSHEIRERTDRLDSVGNTTKALTKGYAVGSAALAAFLLFSAYLDEIKVYMPEFDYVINLNKPEVFVGAMLGAVLVFLFSSMAIKAVGKAAYAIINNVREQFKNNPGIMLGTSKPDYGQCVDIATKAALREMVAPGLLVVGLPIVVGLAFKALYYSYGKDLLGIHAASGAEVVGGLLMVGTIVGILMALFLNNGGGAWDNAKKYIETGAYGGKGSDTHKAGVVGDTVGDPFKDTAGPSLHVLIKLLSTITLVLAPLFI, from the coding sequence ATGGAACTGACACTGATTCTCGGAATCAGCGTTCTGGGCTTGCTGTTTGCGACGTGGCTGATACGCGACGTACTCAAACGCGACACCGGCACGCCCCAGATGCAGGAGATCTCGAACGCGATCAAGCAGGGCGCCGAAGCGTTCCTGCGCCGCCAGAATCGCACCATCATCTGGCTCGCGATCGCACTTGCCGCGCTTATCTACATATTGTACGCTTTCGTGCGCGCGCACAACGCGAACGATCCGACGACCTCCGCATCGGCACTCGCGCTGTGGACGACCATCTCCTTCATCCTCGGCGCACTCTGTTCCGTCGCCGCGGGATACATGGGCATGTGGGTCTCCATCCGTTCCAACATCCGCACCGCCGCGGGCGCGCTGAAGGACATGAACAGCGCCTTGCAGCCGGCTCTGCGCGGCGGCGCCGTGTCGGGCTTCTTTGTTGTGGCGATGAGCCTGCTCGGCGTAGCCGGCCTCTACGCCATCGTCGACTGGGCGGGCGTGGCGAAAGCGCCCGAGAATATTCCGCTGCTCATCGTCGGCTACGGTTTCGGCGCGAGCTTCGTGGCGCTGTTTGCGCAGCTCGGCGGCGGTATCTACACCAAGGCCGCCGACGTCGGCGCGGATCTCGTGGGCAAGGTCGAAGCCGGCATTCCCGAAGACGATCCGCGCAACCCGGCCGTGATCGCCGATCTTGTGGGCGACAACGTGGGCGACTGCGCGGGCCGCGGCGCCGACCTTTTTGAATCGACCGCCGCCGAGAACATCGGCGCGATGATTCTGGCCGCGGCGCTGTACCGCGAAAACATGGCCGCGTTTCAGGAGCACGGACTCACACTGCTCAGCGTGATGCTCTTCCCGCTCGTCGCGCGCGCATTCGGTATCGTCGCCTCCATCATCGGCGTGCTCTCGGTGCGTGTCAGCGAGACCGAGGATCCGATGAAGGCCCTCAACCGCGGATACTACGTCACCTCCGTGCTCGCCATCATCGGCTTCTTCGTCGCCTCGCGATGGCTGCTCGGAGCGGATTATTACTTCAACTTCTTCCTGTGCGGTCTCATCGGCGTCTTGACGGCGCTGGCTTTCGTGTTTATCACGCAGTACTACACGGAATACCGGTACCGTCCGGTGAAGGAAATCGCGAAGGCCTCGCAGACCGGACCCGCGACAAACATCATCAGCGGCATCGCCATCGGCATGGAGTCCACCGGTTTCCCGATCCTCGTGATTGCTGCGGCCATCATCGGCGCGTATTTCCTCGGGCAATCATCGGGTCTGCACGCGGGCCTCTTCGGCACCGCCGTCGCAACGATGGGCATGCTGGGCACGGCCGCGTACATCCTCGCGATGGACACCTTCGGACCGATCACCGACAACGCCGGCGGCATCGTCGAGATGAGCCGTCAGTCGCATGAGATCCGCGAGCGTACCGACCGTCTCGATTCCGTCGGCAACACGACCAAGGCCCTCACGAAGGGTTACGCCGTTGGATCCGCCGCTCTGGCGGCCTTCCTGCTATTCAGCGCGTATCTCGACGAGATCAAGGTGTACATGCCCGAGTTCGACTACGTGATCAACCTGAACAAGCCCGAAGTGTTTGTCGGCGCCATGCTCGGCGCAGTGCTCGTGTTCCTCTTCTCGTCGATGGCCATCAAGGCCGTGGGCAAGGCGGCGTACGCGATCATCAACAACGTGCGCGAGCAGTTCAAGAACAATCCGGGCATCATGCTCGGCACGTCGAAGCCCGACTACGGCCAGTGTGTGGACATCGCCACCAAGGCGGCATTGCGCGAAATGGTCGCTCCCGGTCTGCTGGTTGTGGGACTTCCAATTGTTGTCGGTCTCGCCTTCAAGGCCCTCTACTACTCGTACGGCAAGGATCTGCTCGGCATTCATGCAGCAAGCGGCGCCGAAGTTGTGGGCGGTCTGCTGATGGTCGGCACCATCGTAGGCATTCTCATGGCGCTGTTCCTGAACAACGGCGGCGGCGCGTGGGACAATGCCAAGAAGTACATCGAGACGGGCGCCTATGGCGGCAAGGGCAGCGACACACACAAGGCCGGCGTTGTGGGCGACACCGTGGGTGATCCCTTCAAGGACACCGCGGGTCCGTCGCTGCACGTGCTCATCAAGCTGCTCAGCACCATCACACTCGTGCTTGCGCCGCTGTTCATCTGA
- a CDS encoding T9SS type A sorting domain-containing protein, protein MRVRVLMALPVLLAASVILHAQPKLHMIGHGGMKPIQIDSIHGGYLPFEFRILIANEGNAPAYNASVFMRMPRDCVFADSSQTQRVYLPSPLPVLSPGDTACIVTWLFRGTQIYQSDRTVYFDYTIGGCDSSGTPLDSIQLLCSLRFPGLLPQVAIKIHAPDSLSVTGDGLNVEPNPFPILMSVRNTGFVKCRATQFGIVVPPPAGVWVDPNTPQNQRKIVDIPVQDSLDVSWLLHVENRETRRRLVITVFAYTDDTNVDSATDTVEIPAIRITGTHEQTTTFPASPYLLPNTPNPFRDMTRIRYSLPATVRTHLAVYDTFGRELSVLVDAEQAAGEHSVVFHAGSLPSGVYLYRLSTPSSSLSRSMLLAR, encoded by the coding sequence GTGAGAGTCCGTGTACTCATGGCCCTGCCTGTGTTACTCGCGGCCTCAGTGATATTGCATGCGCAGCCAAAACTGCACATGATCGGGCACGGCGGCATGAAGCCGATCCAGATCGACAGTATTCACGGTGGTTATCTCCCCTTCGAGTTCAGGATTCTTATTGCGAATGAGGGCAACGCGCCGGCGTACAACGCATCGGTATTCATGCGTATGCCGCGTGATTGTGTATTCGCCGACTCATCGCAGACCCAGCGCGTGTACCTCCCGTCGCCACTCCCTGTCCTGTCGCCCGGCGATACTGCCTGCATCGTGACGTGGCTGTTCCGCGGAACACAAATCTATCAGTCTGATCGCACCGTGTATTTCGACTACACGATCGGCGGCTGCGATTCAAGCGGGACTCCGCTCGACAGCATCCAACTGTTGTGCAGTCTGAGATTTCCAGGCTTGCTTCCGCAGGTCGCCATTAAAATTCACGCACCGGATTCCCTTTCTGTCACCGGCGATGGATTGAATGTCGAACCGAATCCATTCCCGATTCTGATGTCTGTCAGGAACACCGGCTTCGTGAAGTGCAGGGCCACGCAGTTCGGTATCGTCGTGCCGCCTCCGGCCGGTGTATGGGTGGATCCGAACACACCACAAAACCAGCGCAAGATAGTCGACATCCCGGTACAGGACTCGCTCGACGTCTCATGGCTCCTCCATGTGGAGAACAGAGAGACACGGCGTCGACTCGTAATAACCGTATTCGCATATACCGACGACACCAATGTGGATTCGGCCACGGACACCGTGGAGATCCCGGCCATCCGCATCACGGGAACCCACGAGCAGACCACAACATTTCCTGCGTCTCCATACCTCTTGCCAAATACGCCGAATCCATTCCGTGACATGACGCGGATCCGGTATTCCCTGCCCGCCACAGTGCGGACACATCTTGCGGTGTACGACACCTTCGGGCGCGAACTGTCCGTGCTCGTGGATGCCGAACAAGCCGCGGGCGAACACTCTGTCGTCTTCCACGCCGGCTCCCTCCCCAGCGGCGTGTACCTCTACCGTCTCAGCACACCGTCCTCGTCCTTATCCCGTTCCATGCTGCTCGCGCGATGA